A genomic stretch from Cyprinus carpio isolate SPL01 chromosome A12, ASM1834038v1, whole genome shotgun sequence includes:
- the LOC109050710 gene encoding protein unc-13 homolog D-like: protein MVPVQDGASTQGENLLLPPKETQFESTGSIRQRQSSPARRMGMTRKLNRKDFKDSENPEESEKRHKEKELKPLYKELLYTITHLLGKTHTKEQYSAKQFQDYIKEAFSMTEDEHKTISEKVQSMLPPIYSLKVTVKQAKGILGKDISGFSDPYCLLSILCESKDSRGGGSSNKPQKAVVRGSAKGRVLQTTIKKQTLNPIWDETLKLEFEDISNANFHIEMWDKDEEVSLVQKLDEFRTNFHGLRRMIKEAKKEKGQDDFLGNVVLKLKDLHCTEDTWYNLEPRTETYPDRGQCHLQLKFIHKERDETLSAGRSPYVNYCGILQQLVQYHISKQQDSKPWKGDLCGEGTALLEHYASQNDISPFLQDLAKWVAYSKLYQSLEVDSTVLFQQITSIEYHWDQQELPNQQKQELGDSLHGFLQYGLCLVSKYRDIYPPTPKTTPRLQTLLRVLVQICKTRAFQKLNPAQFDLHVEVADAVVDGTEEWFNIKKGLHQPMTKDPLESISALYRLIGEVQEDIRLSKDVWNKVFVSAVQLDVFTVVYRKLDSLLADELQATLSQLENQIDQPLANALFPVYLTLQAIHKDKAFLQKRGKLLQLTSFHEDFRDALPYWLNKAFSTTIERVEKAVQVDQLQPLQTGGVPIKHSSSAVDIAACLHPVAQLWEQLSWPDPEEAFMLMVKLTEDVCKIASMYCKMLKTRVKALSVDSDRESAIKMLCVVVNDLEHLHTVLTSLPQQLRWAGLRERTRHVIGDAQFQNTLPSQLQRTQSSLNREIRSAVETLGKKLNKDIETHVRSMASRQRLPSRSTEDAVVPLMKYLEKELQYMNENLVQENFNSLLTPLWMNSVKILHQMSTQGDSNMVYFQRLLYALQCLEQCFHAEGNGLSLETLHTEEYKTLRANLTQNSLSCNQLIEKFFERKVWEQKVFNGEKYGAVTLITSYKRSENKLHVEVLNAVNLIPLDSNGSSDPFVQLSLEPKHIFPQVEPRSTKIKSCDLNPLFEESFEFMITLEQCQSPGTCLLVTVLDHDTWSHDFEGEAFLSLKAVPGVGGGQQNPTPAQIRLPLMHPKPNSENTLKLLEARKGEREAQAFVKLRRQREKKSQET, encoded by the exons ATGGTACCAGTCCAAGATGGGGCATCCACACAAGGGGAAAACCTACTTCTTCCTCCTAAAGAG ACCCAATTCGAGAGTACAGGGTCGATCCGACAGAGGCAG TCCTCACCTGCACGGAGAATGGGCATGACCAGAAAACTTAACAGAAAG GATTTCAAAGACTCTGAGAACCCAGAGGAGAGTGAAAAGAGACATAAAGAGAAGGAG CTCAAACCGCTATACAAGGAGCTTCTGTACACAATCACTCATCTTttaggaaaaacacacacaaaagagcaaTACAGTGCCAAGCAGTTTCAAGACTATATCAAAGAg GCGTTCTCCATGACAGAGGATGAGCATAAAACCATAAGTGAAAAAGTTCAGAGCATGCTG CCCCCAATCTACAGCCTCAAGGTTACAGTGAAACAAGCCAAGGGAATTCTGGGGAAGGACATTAGTG GATTCAGTGATCCGTACTGCCTGCTGTCGATCCTATGTGAAAGCAAGGATTCTCGTGGTGGTGGATCATCCAATAAACCTCAGAAAGCAGTAGTTCGGGGTTCAGCTAAAGGGCGGGTGTTGCAGACAACCATAAAGAAACAGACACTCAACCCCATCTGGGATGAGACCCTGAAACT GGAATTTGAAGACATCTCAAATGCCAATTTCCACATTGAGATGTG GGACAAAGATGAAGAGGTGTCACTAGTGCAAAAATTGGATGAGTTTCGGACAAACTTCCATGGACTTAGGAG GATGATAAAAGAGGCTAAAAAAGAGAAAGGCCAGGATGATTTCCTGGGGAATGTTGTTCTAAAGCTGAAG GACCTGCATTGCACAGAGGACACATGGTATAACCTGGAGCCCCGAACAGAGACGTACCCAGACAGAGGACAGTGTCATCTTCAACTtaaattcattcataaagag AGAGATGAGACCCTGAGTGCTGGACGGAGTCCTTATGTGAATTACTGTGGCATCCTGCAGCAGCTTGTTCAATACCATATCTCTAAACAACAG GACAGTAAACCGTGGAAGGGAGATTTGTGTGGGGAGGGGACAGCCCTGCTCGAGCACTACGCCAGCCAGAATGATATTTCACCTTTTCTCCAAGACTTGGC GAAGTGGGTGGCCTACAGCAAACTTTACCAAAGCCTGGAGGTGGACTCAACTGTGCTTTTCCAGCAGATAACCAGTATAGAGTACCACTGGGATCAGCAGGAACTCCCCAACCAGCAG AAACAGGAGCTAGGTGACTCTCTACATGGGTTTCTGCAGTATGGGCTCTGCTTAGTGTCTAAATACAGGGACATCTATCCTCCGACCCCTAAAACAACACCACGGCTACAAACTCTGCTGAG gGTTCTTGTTCAGATTTGTAAGACCCGAGCATTTCAGAAGCTCAATCCTGCTCAGTTTGACTTACATGTTGAGGTCGCAGATGCTGTTGTT GATGGCACAGAAGAGTGGTTTAACATCAAAAAAGGTTTACATCAACCCATGACCAAG GATCCGTTGGAGTCCATCAGTGCCCTCTATCGGTTGATTGGAGAAGTACAAGAAGACATTAGACTCAGTAAAGATGTCTGGAATAAGGTGTTTGTCAG TGCTGTGCAGTTGGATGTTTTCACTGTGGTTTACCGAAAACTGGACTCTCTG ctgGCTGATGAGTTACAAGCTACCCTCTCTCAGTTGGAGAATCAAATAGATCAGCCGCTGGCAAATGCCCTGTTTCCTGTGTATCTTACCTTGCAAGCCATCCACAAAGACAAAGCCTTCTTACAAAAAAG GGGGAAGTTACTGCAGCTCACAAGTTTCCATGAGGACTTCAGAGATGCTCTTCCATACTGGTTAAATAAAGCCTTTAGCACCACAATTGAGAGGGTGGAAAAAGCTGTGCAAGTGGATCAG TTGCAGCCGCTGCAGACCGGAGGAGTTCCCATCAAGCACAGCTCTTCTGCTGTGGATATTGCAGCATGTTTGCATCCTGTTGCTCAGCTCTGGGAACAGTTGAGCTGGCCTGACCCGGAGGAGGCCTTCATGCTTATGGTCAAACtcacagag GATGTGTGCAAGATTGCATCAATGTACTGTAAAATGCTGAAGACTCGAGTGAAGGCGCTCTCTGTAGACTCAGACCGAGAAAGTGCTATAAAAATG CTGTGCGTGGTGGTGAATGATCTAGAGCATCTGCACACCGTTTTGACAAGTCTACCGCAGCAGCTACGCTGGGCTGGGCTCCGGGAGCGCACGCGACATGTGATTGGAGATGCACAGTTCCAGAACACACTTCCATCACAGCTGCAACGCACACAGTCTTCCCTAAACCGAGAGATCCGCTCTGCAGTTGAAACACTCGGGAAGAAG TTAAATAAAGACATTGAGACACATGTTCGCAGCATGGCTTCACGTCAAAGGCTTCCTTCCAGATCTACAGAAGAT GCCGTGGTTCCTTTAATGAAATACCTAGAGAAAGAACTGCAGTATATGAATGAGAATTTGGTTCAGGAGAATTTTAATAG TCTTCTCACTCCATTGTGGATGAACTCGGTTAAGATTCTGCATCAGATGTCTACGCAGGGGGACAGTAACATGGTCTACTTTCAGAGATTGCTGTACGCTCTGCAG TGCTTAGAACAGTGTTTTCATGCTGAAGGGAATGGACTTTCTCTTGAAACACTACATACTGAGGAATATAAG aCTCTACGGGCAAACCTGACACAAAACTCTTTAAGCTGTAATCAGCTGATAGAGAAGTTCTTTGAGAGAAAAGTGTGGGAACAG AAAGTGTTTAATGGAGAGAAATACGGAGCTGTCACTCTCATCACCTCGTACAAACGCTCAGAGAACAAACTGCACGTAGAGGTTCTCAACGCCGTCAATCTAATTCCTCTCGACTCAAATG GTTCCAGTGACCCTTTCGTTCAGCTGTCTCTAGAACCAAAGCACATCTTCCCTCAAGTAGAACCACGATCCACCAAAATCAAGAGCTGCGATCTCAACCCACTGTTCGAAGAGTCCTTTGAATT TATGATTACATTAGAGCAGTGCCAGTCTCCAGGAACATGTCTGCTGGTGACAGTGCTGGACCATGACACCTGGAGTCATGACTTCGAAGGAGAGGCGTTCCTCTCTCTTAAAGCGGTGCCAGGAGTCGGAGGTGGACAGCAAAATCCCACACCTGCACAGATCCGCTTACCTTTGATGCACCCCAAACCCAACa GTGAAAATACCTTGAAGTTACTTGAGGCCAGGAAAGGCGAGAGAGAAGCTCAAGCCTTCGTTAAATTACGCAGACAAAGAGAAAAGAAGTCTCAAGAAACCTAA